From one Scyliorhinus torazame isolate Kashiwa2021f chromosome 25, sScyTor2.1, whole genome shotgun sequence genomic stretch:
- the LOC140402370 gene encoding putative transcription factor Ovo-like 1, which translates to MSGKDKMQSPWVESFAKGLYGIAHAEEQPELGKAKVRSADTQGNFLCYSCNKVFPLQRMLTRHLKCHSSLKKHICRFCSKGFNDTFDLKRHMRTHTGIRPYKCDRCEKAFTQRCSLESHLKKIHSVHQTYAYRERRSKIFVCEDCGFTSSQGETYFLHLRGHHPTSPLLRRYLRKQSASFQNRLSMLFFPHFD; encoded by the exons ATGAGTGGAAAGGACAAAATGCAAAGCCCCTGGGTGGAATCGTTTGCTAAAGGATTGTATGGAATAGCTCACGCTGAAGAACAGCCAGAGCTCGGCAAAGCTAAG GTGAGATCGGCCGACACCCAGGGTAATTTCCTCTGTTACTCCTGCAACAAAGTCTTCCCGTTACAGCGCATGCTGACCCGGCACCTCAAGTGCCACAGCTCACTGAAGAAACACATCTGCAGGTTCTGCAGTAAAGGCTTCAACGACACCTTTGATCTGAAGAGGCACATGCGAACGCACACAG GCATTCGCCCTTACAAGTGCGACCGGTGCGAGAAGGCATTCACACAGCGCTGCTCCTTGGAATCGCACCTGAAGAAGATTCACAGCGTGCACCAAACCTACGCCTACAGGGAACGGCGGTCCAAGATTTTTGTGTGCGAGGACTGCGGCTTTACATCCAGTCAGGGGGAGACGTACTTCCTGCACCTCAGGGGCCATCACCCCACCAGCCCCTTACTACGCAGGTACCTGCGGAAGCAAAGCGCATCATTTCAGAACAGATTGAGCATGCTGTTCTTCCCACACTTTGACTAG